The Vulpes vulpes isolate BD-2025 chromosome 1, VulVul3, whole genome shotgun sequence genome contains the following window.
CCTCTCTGTGCACCTGTGTCCCCAGCGGCGACGCGACACGGGAGGTGGGCACGCGGCCTGCTGCCCCCCGAGCCCTGTGCCCGCCTGAGCCACGGTCACCCTGCGGGTGCCACATGCTGGGAAGACCTGAGGCTTGGTGAAGGCCTGGGTTCCCGTGCGGCTGTGCCGCGACGCAGACCCCGACCCTCAGAACCTGTGCATccccgcactgggctccaagCAAATGGCTTCGCCCCCGGGCTGGTCGTCAAGACCCGGGAGCGCAGGGCTGGCGAACTCTTACCCACGCCAGCGAGGCTAaacctgctctctctccccttcccaggcACACATTCTGGCAGTTTCGCCACGAGAACCCCGGGACCCGGGTCGGGGGCCCGCCCCCCAAGGGGCTCCCCGGCTTCAACAGCGGAGTGATGCTGCTGGACCTGGAGGCCATGCGCCGGTCCCCGCTCTACGGCCGCCTGCTGGAGCCGGCGCAGGTGCAGCGGCTGGCGGACAAGTACCACTTCCGCGGCCACCTCGGGGACCAGGACTTCTTCACCATGATCGGCATGGAGCACCCCGAGCTCTTCCACGTGCTGGACTGCACCTGGAACCGGCAGCTGTGCACCTGGTGGAGGGACCACGGCTACAGTGACGTCTTCGAGGCTTACTTCCGCTGCGAGGGCCACGTCAAGATCTACCACGGGAACTGCAACACCCCCATCCCGGACGCCTAGGAGCCTCTGCGGCTGTGGGCCGCGGGGCAGCGTCTGGGCCTTAGGGGCGTCGTCTGTCCCAGCCCGAGGCCTGGCCGCGCTGCAGGTGCTCCCGGGGGCGTGGCGCCGGAAGGGCGGACGCAGACCTCTATGGGCGAGAGAGCAGGTGTTTAGAGACGAGAACGGACAGAACATGCCATTGCCTGCCCTCGGCCCCCAAACAATGGAAATTCTTTCAAGAGTGGCCTTAGACCacacatgaatttattttaaatctccaaGCTTCCGTTTTGCCAGAGGGAACAAGCAGCACTGCTGTCGCTCCCAGGGAGCTCCGAACGAGGGAGCCGAGGTCCCGGCAGCCAGCCTGAGGTCCAGCACCCCATGGATGCCAGCCCACCCGGGAGGCCGCGTGCATGCACCCGAGATGCCCACACGGCGTGGCCCGGGTGGAAGGCGGCCGCCGGCTTGGGGCGCGGCGTGGGGGGCCAGCAGCGGTGCCCATGGAAGCCCGGGCTCATTACCGCAGCTTCCCCAGCCTCCCGCTCCCAGCTGCCCCCCAGAACATCATgatccctccttccccccagtcGGCctcgggggccccgggggcccgggAATCAGATCCACCCTCAAGGAACAGAGCTCGGCCGCCCGCAGGGACACGCAGCAGAGTCGCGCGCACGGAAGACACCCTCCATGAGCACCCCGCGGTTCACTCCAGGACTGACAAGCGTTCGGGCTCTTTACAAAGTTGTCCCATGACCCTCGTATTGCAGCGCATCGACCCCGTACCTTAGAAGGAGGTAGGCTCCTCTCTGAGCGCGTCCCCTCGCAGGATGCACACAGGACGCCCCCGGTGGCCCGTTAGGTCCATTCGGGTTCTCGGGGGAACTGTCGCTGGATTTCCATCTCCTTTTATCTCGGTTTCATtcactgtttttttattattattattatttctcttcaccGTGAGTGAGAATAGCTAATAAACAACCTTTGAGGACACAGTGACTATGTCGTCTGTTCTCAGGTCACAGTTTACTGCCACCCGGAGGGCCTGAGTCAAGAGCGTGGTCACCGTCCCCGAgagcccccggcccggccccgcgtcCCCGTGCCCGAGCGAGCTGTGCTCCCGGAGGGTGTCTGCGGGCCCCGGGGGAGCGTGGCTGGGACGGGGAGGACGGCGGTGTCCTGTCGCTTCATTCTGCGTATGGGCCGGCCCCGCTGCTCCTGGAAGCAAAACCCGCCCTCCCCGTCTCACCTCCCTGCCCCGAACCATCCGGTCACGTCATCTCCTGACGGACGGAGCACGTCTCCCGCCGGACTCTGTTCTGACGGAATCGTCCTGTCCTCCTGGGTGCTTGATTCCCTATTTAGAGCCACTAGTCACTGAGTGCCTGCCACGTGGGAACATCGCCTTTGGGGATTTACGCACACCCTTGGTAATGCTCGTGAAAACCTCATGGGGGCAACTCAGAAATCCTACAGTTTATTGTAagcgaactccaataaaaaaaaatataaaaaaaaattaaaaccaaaaaaaaaaacccacaaaaaaataaagtttattgtaAGAAAACAACAAGAGATGTGGACAGAGTCATTATCAcgccagtttttttaaaatagaaaacaccaaaaatcaaataagtaagtaagtaagtaaataaataaataaataagataaagtaaaataaataaaataaaataaaataaaagataaatgaaataaataaaataaaataaaataaaataaaataaaataaaataaaatagaatgcacCTGGGACCAACCTAAAATGTTGACTAGGGGAGTGGATAAATTATGCCACactgatataataaaataatctaggCATTAGAATCctatttttcaagaatatttaatgCCTTGGGAAATGCTTACAATGTGCTAAGAATGCAAAACGTAAGATCGTATGTACAGAAGGtcctaggtgtgtgtgtgtctacgtAAAAAGAGCCTGTTCCTCTATATTTAATCAGTTCAACTCCTAGAAAACTGTGTGTTTTAAAGGCcacattcagaaaagaaaacagacgATTCTTTCGATGGGAAAAACATGGGTAATATGCGGGAGGGTTTTAGACGGGCAACAACCGAGGTGTGTTTCCTACACGGACCCTAATAATTCAGGTGTTTCTGTAGCTACGAGACCCCTTTGTTGTTGCAGAGAAAAGACAGTGTCCGTGTCGATGAAGATGGGCCGGAGCCAAACCCAATCTCCGCGAGTCCCGTCCCCATCCCCACGGGGCCGCATTCCGTTTACCCGATGGAAACTCCCTGTGGAGCACCTGCCGGTCGGACGGAGCAGAGCCGAAGTCGGGGCCGGGGCTCGGAGAGCACATGAGCTGTGCCTCGCAGCACCTGCTTCGACTAACCGGCCCCGCCTCCTGATGCGTCCAGGCCCGTCTGCACACgcgaggcccagggaggggtcGGCAGGCAAGCAGAAGCCCCTGAGCAAGCAGGGCCTGTGGTGGAGAGGACCTCGCACCCAAGACAGAGGCCTGCCCCTGCGTCCGTGTGCGCCCTCACCTGCCTGGCGATCTTGGACAGCCAAGGCCACCTCTTAACCCACGTCGACACTGGTGACGGGACGTGTCCGGCCCAGGAAGCGGAGGACACGCAGACGCAAGGGGGTTCTGAGGGTCACCGCTTAAAATACTCTTCCCATGTGGTGAGTGGCAGCCACTGGAGGCACGTCCCTTAGCCCGGTGGGGGACGCGACGCTTGCCCGCGGGCGGTCATGTGTGTCGGCCCCCACTCTGCAGGGCCCGGGCTCGTCCGGGAGGTCAGGGCTCCTCGGATGCGCCCTCCCCGCTCCGGGCTCAGCCTCTGCATCTGCCAACACCAGGGCGCAGAGGACTGGAGCTGACCCCCCGACACACGTGTGGGCACCACCCATCTGCGCTCACGCGTGTGTGTAGCCGGGTCTCGACATCCGAGGCACGACCTGCCGACCTCGGCTCATCATGCTCCAGCTTGAACTCGAGACCGTTCAAATGGAGACTTGCACACGGGGTAGGTGTGCACCCTGCCCCACGTCCCAGCAGGCACAGTGAGGGATGCAAGGCCGCGGCCCCTCCGCCTGTGGGCCCCTGACGGCGAGGACAGCGGGGCCTTGTCTAGGCTCGGCTACGCCACCGCCTCCCGAAGGCCCTCCCCGGCACTGCCACGTAGTAGAGGACGCGTGCCCCCCACGGGGTCGGAGCCTGTGGTGGACGGGGTCGGAGCTCCAGCTGGGGAGGCCTGCGGGACACGTGCACGGCTGGCCGGCTGCTCCCCGACGCGATTGCTGTCCTCGTGAGAACAGGGCACTTGGACGCACGGACACACCAGACGTGCACGTGCTCCGAGGAGGGCCCTGTGGCCACACAGTGAGGAGGGACCTCGGCAAGCCGGGGAGACGCTTCGGAGGAACCCAAacctgcaggggcgcctggctggctccctcgttaggcacctgccttcggctctggtcgtgaccctggggcctgggatggagtcccagggtgagaccgtggggagtctgcttctccctctgcctctgtgcccccTCGCACGTGtgctcaaattaattaattaattaattaattaattaactaaatatattttaattaaataaaaataaaatgaattttatttaaataaataaattacttaaatatattttttttcttaaaaaggaagaaagcaaacctGTAGACCCCTTGACCtttgacttccagcctccagaaccatgagacagTACCTTTCTGCTAagtccccctccccgccccacccccatcccccagggGTCGGGGGTATTGGGTACCGTGGTCCCAGCAAACTGACACACTTCCCCAGCTGGACGCTTCCGGACGGTCAATACACTGCAATTTCTGTCCAcctacctgttggccatctgtacgtctttggggaaatttctattcagatcctctgcccattttttaatcagattgtttattAAGTTGCGTGAGTTCTTTACATACTTTGGATAACAACCCCTTATCCTGACttgcaagtattttttcccattccacagatggacttttcattttgttgatgatttcctttgcccGTTGAAGGTTTTCGGTTTGTTGTCGTCCGCCCTGCTGATGTTCGCGTGTTTTGCCCGTTCCTTTGGTGTCATACCCAAAAATTCATTGCCGAGACCAGTTTCGAAGAGCCTCCCCCTGTGTTTTCCTCGGAGAGTTTTACCGTTTCAGGTCTTGGGTTTAATCTGCACGGCATCAGGAGTTGGTGTTTGTGAGCCGTGTAGGATGGCGATCCGACTTCACTCCTCCGCAGGGCGTCCAGCGTCCCGGCGCCCGTTACCGGAGACCCTGCCCTTTCCCCATTGAGTCCCAGGGGCTTGTTTCTGGTCTCTCTGTTCTGCTCCACAAGtgtttgtgtctatttttatccAGCCTCATACTGGTTTTTTacgacatttttattttttagagggggagggggagcgggagggccgtgggagagggagagagagaatctcaagcaggccccttgcccagcacagagcccgacatggggctggatctcagggccctcaggtcatgacctgagcgggaATCAACGGTGGGCAGCTGAGCCcccagctgagcccccaggtgcccggGGGCCACACTGCTGTAGAGCTTCACCGTAGGGTCTGAAATCAGgcagtgtgatgcctccagcctgttctttctcaagatcgcTTTAGCTGTTGGGGCTCTTTTGTGACTCTATACAAATCTGAAgattgtgttttctatttctgggGGGAAAATGCCGCCGGAATTTTGAGAGGATTGCACTGTGTCCATAGATGGCTTCGAGCACTATGGACATTTTAGCCGCGTCGATTCTTTCGATCCGTGAACACAAGAGATCTTTCCATCTGTTCGCGTCCTCGATTTCTTTCACCAGGGCCTTGTAGTTGTCAGGTACAGACCTTTCACCTCctttgttaaatgtattcctaaggattttgttgtttttgatgctattgtgagtggggttgttttcttccttttttccagtgTTTCATTGCTAGCGTACAAGAGTGTGCTATACGTTGATTTTGGGATCTGCCATTTTGCTGAATTCGTTGATTAGTTCTGAcacttttttggtggagtctttaggattttctgtattaAAGATCCCATCGCCCAAACACAGACGGTTTTAGGTCTGCCTGTCTGGGAGGTCTTTATAAGGATTAGTATCAAGACGGACTGTGGTTTGGTTCTGTGCTTCTTGCCGGCCAGCTTAAAAAGCAAAACGTGGAACATTATATAAAAGGTGTGAACATATTTCCTTAGGAGAGATGGTACTTTTGTTGgcaccaaatttaaaaattattttttttaagattttattttatttattcatgagaggcgcagagagagagagagagatgcagagacacaggcagagggagaagcaggctccacgcagggagcccgacgtgggactcgatcccacaacctggggtcacaccctgggctgcaggcggcactaaccgctgagcaacccgggctgcgcaaagtataatattttcattgtggtttctttttcttctcttcttccttttttccagcCAGTGGCAACTTAAGGCCGGGTCAGACGCCGCACACCCTGCAGGGCTCCAGGGGCGAGTGTGCAGCAGGGCACggcagggtcacgccccgggccgaaggcgatgctaaaccactgggccactgggactgccctgaaaattatttttcacctaAGACTTCCGTAAGGAAAATAGGGGCGTATAATAGACTAATTTCTCAGCAAAACTTTCGTAGCAAATGCACAAAATCAATTCTGGTTATTTCTTACAGTGACTGTGAACAAAATAATCCAGAACAAAACATTAaagcataggggatccctgggtggctcagcagtctggcgcctgcctttggcccggggcacgatcctggagtcccgggatcaagtcccacgtcgggctcccggcatggagcctgcttctccctctgcctgtgcctctgcctctctctctctctctctctctctatgtctatcatgaataaataaaaaaaaaaaataaaaaataaaaatctttacaaaacatTAAAGCATAGACCAGTGAAGAGGATGCCGCAGAAGCCGAGTTCCTGTGACTCGAGCAGGAGAAGCCAGAAGTCTAAGATTTCATTGGTGGTCCCTGGGAGAGGAAGCATTTCCTGTGTGCAGGGAGGCAGAAGCCATTTTCAGCGGTTAAGGTACAAGGAGGCACGGAAGTGGACGTGGCCAAATCTGCATTCGGTTAGGTTGGTGAGGGTGTGGTAAAGAGCCTCTAGCGACTTTCTATTTCCTGTGATTTTGTCcttcctggcacacaggaggaACATTTCCTATTTCCACGGAGATAGGAGGGGGCTATCTCTTCTCCTGCCGCCCCAAGTGGAGGAGGTCTTGGGTTGAGAAGAGGGAGCCACAAGGTTAAAGTAGCCTGCCTGGCTGGGGCCCCGCTTGGAAGACAGTTGCTCTAGAAAGTCACATTGACCTGTAGTGGACTTTGcctgaatgaggaaaaataaaccaagTCTTTGTTGTGTTAGATTTGGGGCtgtttgttatagcagcacaACCTAGACTATCCTAACTAATACAAGAAGGGTGAGGCAAGAGGGATGGAAGAGGCAGCAGGGTGAAGAGAGTAGGAAGGACCTGAACATACTCACAGGCCGAGGAGGGTGGCTCTTAAGAGGTGGAGAAGTTGGAGCTACGGGAAAGCGAGGACCTGCCTGCTGGTTCAGATCTAACACGGGGCGGTGGGGGTGTGATTTCCAGCAAGAGGGGAAGGTCTCCTGGTTCTGGTCCAAGATGGTGACTTACGAGGCTCCTGAAGTCACCTTCTGCCGTGGACACGTCAAATCGGCCGCTACGCATGGAGCAATTCTTTATGAAAGAAATCTAGAAACCAGCTGAGCAACTCCTCTGCACTGGATGGGCAAGAAAATATCTACATCAAAATGGGTAGAAAAGGCTGAGAAACATTCTCACCACAGATCCCACCcccaggggaatccctgggtggcgcagcggtttagcacctgccttcggcccagtgcgtgatcctggagacccgggatcgagtcccacatcgggctcctgcatggagcctgcttctccctcctcctctgcctctctctctctctctctctctctgtctatcatgaataaagaaataaatcttaaaaaaaaaaaaaacaactatcttctaaaaaaataaataaataaaaaataaatcccaccCCCAGCGCAATGAGAGGAAAGGCTACCTTGGGACACGAAGAGAGACACTTCTTCCTCGGgcacaggaagaaggaaaaacataaaCCACCAGAGACAATTGGAAGGAAGGAGCGGGGGAGCTAATGGTTTTTGTCTGATTGTCTTGATTTCCTCAATGACTATAGGAGGGAGGATGCCTTGGTAAGAGACGGGAGGAGTAGTAGGGTAGGGTTTTGAGACAAAGGGGACAGGTTTGGGGAGCTCCCAAGGGGTGAATCatagggtggggagggagtgggaggacCTGCTACAATGGTTTAGGATGATTTTGTAGAAAACCTGGTTTTTGGCAAATGGTGACCTTCCCCGGGAAATCTCTGTCTCCTCGTAGCAGGGAAAGACGGTCCCTTGAGCTCCCCATCACGGCAGCTCTTGAAACAGAGTTCGTGGAGCCAATTGGTAGGGATATCGTGGAGGAGATTCCCGAACTGGATGGACTAAACGACCTCCGAGTTCTCTCCCCACCTTGAGATCCCGCGATTCTGTAACCCAATGTGTTGTAAGGAACTTCACCAAATCAAATGACTTCCAGCCTCTGCAAATTCCAGTGGCCTGTCCTTCAGCTTCCCCCAGGGAATGGAGTGAGAAATGCTGTGCGCTCAGAAcgccactctccctccctcccggccACTTCTCCTAGTGTCACATCATTACGGTGGAGCAGATGCACTGTTGTGCGGCCCGACAGGCCGGCGCGGTGTGCACGAGGCAGGCAGGATGCAGCAGCCGGAGGCGGCCTCTCGGTTTGACACATACTCCTCTTGTTTGTTGGTGACTTTCTGAATCTTCTGTTCCTAGACTCAGCACTTCCCCTGCTGACTCTGTGTTACTCAAGTTTCGTTCCCCTTAGAGAGTCGTATTTAGCTCCTGTATCTTGGAAGCAGATTTGCAACGAAGGCAACAGGTGAGAGAGACGAGGTCCTCACTGGCTCCAAGGGTCTGGCGAGTCTCCGACCGATGATGGGCCCCTCGCTGAGCGCCGGTTACCCTATGAGTCCTGGGATAATATAGAAGAAACAAAGACTGTTCCAGCGTCAGGATCCTTGCTTCATATTGGGGCGGAGCTTTATGTTCCCAGCCTAGATCACGGGGTGAGCTTTTGAGCAGGTTACCCCAGGGCTCGTTATATTGGTCACAAAACCACTGTTTTGCACTTCTGTGCTGGTTCCATGGACTCTCCCCAACTACTTCATCACCATGACAGCGCATTCCACCCACGGCCAGCAGCAGATTTATTTTCGGGAGAACTGGGAGACATTAGCTTGCCTGTAAACCCCCAGCCCGAATCTGGAGATGTTTGTCCCAGGAGGTCTCCGGTCTCCTAGTCTGCGTGTAGCATCTTGCAACATAAATCATCTGCCCAAAGAAGTGAAGTATTTCCATACAGAGTAGGGCCTTATGCCACTCTTCGGCCTAAGAAATATTGCTTGGGCCCCCCTCAAGTCCGGGGCAGTAGATTAGGGGATATCAAAACGGTACAAGCCGTACGTGTCAGGGGAGAGGTACAGGGAAAATGTTCTAAGATCCAAGGGAGAGCAGATTATCACCCTGTTTACAGATAACAAGCTGACATTGAAAAATAGCTTCATAGCTCCTAATGATCAAGGACAAAAGggcaaaaatgttaataaaaaattcCAATCACTCCCTGCTTGCGTGGGGAGGCAGAAAAAGCCTATTTTCCCACCTAACGTGTTGGTTAAACTCCCTAAATGCCATGTTCCACCTGAAAACATCAGGATTAAAATGGGAATCTATTTATTGACACCATCCTCGGCTATTTCCAAGATGGGCGttaaatggtttcttttcttttcttttcttttttttttttttttgagtataattAAATGGTTTCGATTAAAAAGCCAGAATCCATATGACTCTTTAGCCGGGACGGAAGGAGGAGCTTGGCTGCCAAATGGAAAGACGAAAGGACTGTACCCGGGTCCTAGCTGGAGCAGAGGCCTTGCGGCAGTGGGCATCGGCTCTTACAATCTTCCAGACCaccccccccgcagccccgcgtgGCGCGCAGCAAAGAGGTAGCTCAGTGGTCATCGCGCGGGTCATCGGACAGGTACGGCGGAGCAGCGGTGGCGAGGGGCGTCGATGTGCGTTCTGGAGGGTCCCGGGCAAGACGGACTGTAGGAACGGGACGGCTAAGCATCACTTGGGCCACAAGCGCCGGATGACGCGTGGCGAAAGTCGTCAGTGAAGATCCAAGTGTGGCCACAGGAAGGAAACCCAGCGGCCCCCAGACGCCAAGCGAGGACAGGAGCTGCAGCGGCTGGAGCAGGGCCTGCTGCCAGGTGCGGCCGCCGGGGCCGATGGCAACGGCCTGGACGCGCACGGGGGGCGGGACGGGGGCAGCGAGCCCGGCCGGGGCCAGTGCGGGTCTCTGGTAGCCACGTGCCCCGGGCCGAGGCGTGCCCCCACCCCCGTTTACTGAGGgcacctcctcctctgccctggcTTCCTGCCTGCTGGGCTGCCGCCTGCACTCCGCCCTCCGTGGGCCCTCTCTCCTGTCCGGCCTTactgtccccttcctcccccgtCCAGCGACAGTCCATCCAGGCGATGCCTGCGGTCATGCCCGGCGCCAGGGCTCACCGAGCCGGAGCCGTCCTGTCTTCTAGGAGCTGCAGGAGCGTGGGGCAGGACTTGCTTGGCCGCCTCGCTGGCTGACAGATCCAGGGTACAGGGCGACAGGGGCGTGGTGGTTCTCACCCGTGTTCTAGGAACCCCGAGGCACCAGGGAACGTTGGCGGAGtctgggaggagagaagggaggctCCGCGAGGGGCTTAGGCCGCGGCCAGGGCGTCATTGTGAAGCTTGCCGGAGCTGTTTTATATTCTTATGAGAATTCACTGGCAAAAAAGACTCAACTCACTCAATCCTAAGCCATTTTGAAATTTTGCAAATCCCTCAGCATCTAAGCTTCCGCCAGGGAGCAAGCGTCAGGCCCGAGGGTCATTGCGTGGGGCTCCTCGCTGAGACTGGCTTTGCTCGCTCCGAGGCCTTCGTGGCACTTGATGGGCTCTGCGGAGAATTCCTGATCCGACGGCCTTCGAGGAGCCGCCTTTACTGTGGCTTTGGGCCCAGGTTTCTGGGTCTGCGGGGCGAGCGCACCCTCGGCACCTGCTGCGCGCTCGACCTCGTGCGGCTTCCTGGCAGGAAGGACGCCGGAGTCGGCGACGGGGTGGTGGAGACCCTGGCCGGCCAGCTCCCGAGGACCACTTGGTGGGGCAGGTGGCTGAGTAACTGGGGAAGGATCCACGGCatttggggtggggatggagggagggtgTCCGCAGCCAGGGCCCGGAGGGGTtgccagggagcagggcagggactGTGCTGAGCGGAAAGGACGCGTGGAAAGGATGCGCCTGGGCCTCACGCCGTGCGGCCGGTCACCACGGGAGCTGCCTGAGGGCCGGCCACGCTCCCACGAGACAGGGGCCCGTCGGCGGCCATCAGGGTCCCGAGGGGAGGGCGGGCGacggagctgggggtggggcttcTGCCTGGGAGCCGGCTGCAGGCAGTTTCGGGGAGATCCGGGGAGAAAGCAGCTGGGCCTGCGCTcgctgctggggggggggctcctcaGGCCTTGGAGCTGGACCTCGGGGTCCAGGAGCAACCTGAGCTGGGGGAGCCCCTCCGgaggccccggggcctggggaccTGCAGCCCTATGGCCACGGCCACGGCGCCCACCTCCGCGTGAGCGGCCACCAGGAGCGCAGCGGCCCGAGCCCTGGGGCCGTGTCTGGGGCCGTCGCAGGCCGGCAGCCTGGGCTCTGTGCCCACGCGGGCGCCCGGGGAGAGCGCGTGATGACACGCCCGTCCGCCGCCTCCTGCCGGGGGTGCTGCCACCCCCAGGATCTAACCCTCCCCCCAGAGATGCTCAAGGGCCTTGGGGGCGCAGATTCGGGGCAGAGCAGGCCGCGTCCTCCCGTTTGCTCAGGGACGCGTCGTTGCCACAACGCCTGATGTCACCCCTGGGCCCGTCGGCGGCGCGTCCTTCCCAGCGCTCACCCAGGCTGGTTGCAGAGGAAGCGCCTAAAGGCTGAGCAGTGACCGGAGGCCCCAGGGCTGCGCCGTAGGGGGGCGGGGCGCTGAGCCTCTGGGCCGCTTCCCGGGGCGGCTGGGTTCCACCGAGCACACCGAGCCCCCAGGAGGACAGGCCAGGGCAGGAGCCTCCGCCTGCCTGCAGCCTGCCGCCGCCACCGGAGCCTCCGACCCACACCTCGCCGCTCTGTGATGGGACGTGGCTGAGCCGCTGTCGCCTCTGCCCCGGGCCGGCCCCCACCAGGGGCCTCCCCGCGGCGGCGCTGCCCGGCCTCGCCTTTCACTGGCTGCCGAGTGTCCCGGGAAGGGAGCCAAGGCTTGCAAAGGAGGAGCAGCGTGGAGTCCGTGTGGGCCAGGGCCGGCGACGGGGGCTGCTGGGACTCAGAGCGCCCTGGGCCCTGCTGCTGCCTCCAGGCCGCAGGTGGGATCTTGGGGCCGGGACCTCGCTCCGTCCCTGAAGTCCCACAGAGATGGAGGCCAGTGTTCCCTCCGCTGCCCCAGcggcccctctccctccccccggGTCCTCCACCCTCC
Protein-coding sequences here:
- the XXYLT1 gene encoding xyloside xylosyltransferase 1 isoform X7 is translated as MQKHFSAGSGTYYSDSIFFLSVAMHQIMPKEILRIIQLDLDLKYKTNIRELFEEFDSFLPGAVIGIAREMQPVYRHTFWQFRHENPGTRVGGPPPKGLPGFNSGVMLLDLEAMRRSPLYGRLLEPAQVQRLADKYHFRGHLGDQDFFTMIGMEHPELFHVLDCTWNRQLCTWWRDHGYSDVFEAYFRCEGHVKIYHGNCNTPIPDA